The Rhizobium sp. BT03 genome has a window encoding:
- a CDS encoding type I secretion system permease/ATPase — MTTISIKPPRPPTQLVVALRACAGAFGLVFLYSCGYNLFLLAPSLYLLQIYDRVMSSRSVDTLVMLTIIIAAAVLVGSTLDIVRRAALSRIGSWLDHRLRPMVLTASFEYAARADTGAATECYRDLAALRQFLDSPASSLFFDVPWAPVFLLLLFLVHPLLGTIGLLCAVALLLFALLTELATREPLAHANLALSRSYLRFATALKNLEVIRAMGMQDGAALIVYRDAELARRAQDIAMHRTEIIIGCSKSIRTLAQILMMGSATWLVLANSGSPGIIFVSSLLLGRGLAPIEGAIGAWRSFAFARNAFNRLNRMLITVASERDDRIVPLPEPNGLLLDNVSYIKPFADRPILSDITLRLAPGDCIALIGPSGSGKSTLGRVMAGVVPATSGYALLGGVDISALRLCGGAGHVGYLPQDIELFGGAIKDVIGRLDGADPGKAIDAAKLVGLHEAIMRLPQGYETDIGEGGSLLLRAQRQQLGLARAAYGNPSLIVLDDPNSSLDYDGERMLFTAIERMRSRGMTVVIITHRMGILPVTNKIAIMRNGTVAAFGDSERIYETYLQPPSRTGT, encoded by the coding sequence ATGACAACGATTTCCATAAAGCCACCGCGGCCGCCGACACAGCTCGTTGTTGCGCTTCGGGCTTGTGCCGGAGCCTTCGGGTTGGTCTTCCTTTATAGCTGCGGCTACAATCTCTTTCTTCTCGCGCCTTCCCTCTATCTTCTGCAGATCTATGACAGGGTCATGTCGAGCCGAAGTGTCGACACGCTCGTGATGCTGACGATCATCATCGCCGCCGCCGTGTTGGTCGGGTCCACGCTGGATATCGTGCGCAGGGCAGCTCTTTCGCGCATCGGCAGCTGGCTGGACCACAGGCTCCGGCCCATGGTGCTCACCGCATCGTTCGAATATGCCGCCCGCGCCGATACGGGAGCCGCCACGGAGTGCTACAGGGATCTCGCCGCATTGCGCCAGTTCCTCGATTCACCGGCCAGCTCGCTGTTTTTTGACGTTCCCTGGGCGCCGGTATTCCTGCTTCTGCTCTTTCTTGTTCACCCGCTGCTTGGGACCATCGGTCTTCTGTGCGCAGTTGCGCTGCTGCTGTTTGCGTTGCTGACGGAACTGGCGACGCGAGAGCCGCTTGCCCACGCCAATCTTGCCCTTTCGAGGAGCTATCTGCGATTTGCGACGGCGCTGAAAAACCTCGAGGTGATCCGGGCCATGGGCATGCAGGACGGCGCAGCGCTGATCGTCTACCGCGATGCGGAATTGGCAAGAAGGGCCCAGGACATCGCGATGCATCGCACGGAGATCATAATAGGTTGCTCCAAATCGATCCGCACACTGGCGCAGATCCTGATGATGGGATCGGCGACATGGCTGGTGCTCGCAAACAGCGGCAGTCCCGGGATCATCTTCGTCTCAAGCCTGCTGCTCGGGCGCGGGCTTGCCCCTATCGAGGGCGCAATAGGGGCATGGCGCTCTTTTGCCTTTGCGCGCAACGCCTTCAATCGCTTGAACAGAATGCTGATAACAGTCGCATCGGAACGCGATGACCGCATCGTGCCGCTGCCGGAACCCAATGGCCTCCTTCTCGACAATGTCAGCTATATCAAGCCATTCGCCGATCGGCCGATATTGAGTGATATCACCTTGCGCCTGGCACCGGGCGATTGCATAGCGCTCATCGGTCCGTCGGGATCGGGAAAATCGACACTGGGTCGCGTCATGGCAGGCGTTGTGCCGGCAACGAGCGGATATGCGCTTCTCGGTGGGGTCGATATCTCGGCTCTGCGCCTTTGCGGGGGGGCCGGCCACGTCGGATACCTGCCGCAGGACATCGAACTCTTCGGCGGCGCAATCAAGGATGTGATCGGCCGGCTGGATGGCGCAGATCCCGGCAAAGCGATCGACGCCGCAAAGCTGGTTGGATTGCACGAGGCGATCATGCGGCTGCCGCAGGGCTACGAGACCGATATCGGCGAAGGTGGAAGCCTGCTCCTTCGGGCGCAGCGCCAACAGCTCGGACTGGCACGGGCGGCCTATGGAAATCCGTCTCTGATCGTCCTCGACGATCCGAATTCCAGCCTGGACTACGACGGCGAACGCATGCTGTTTACGGCCATCGAGCGCATGAGATCCCGGGGGATGACCGTCGTTATCATCACGCACCGGATGGGGATCCTGCCGGTCACCAACAAGATCGCCATCATGCGCAACGGGACGGTGGCTGCCTTCGGCGACAGCGAGCGGATCTATGAAACCTATCTTCAACCGCCGTCTCGAACGGGAACCTAG
- the hisD gene encoding histidinol dehydrogenase, translating into MAIWLDQASEGFEQRFAAFLTTKREVSEDVNTVVRAIIDDVRARGDVALAEYSRKFDGIDFATVPMRVTPEEFDAAVEAVPAEVLGALKLAALRIESHHRRQLPKDDIYEDDLGVGLGSRWTAIEAVGLYVPGGTASYPSSVLMNAVPAKVAGVDRIVIAVPATGGAVNPAVLAAAKLVGVTEVYRVGGAQAIAALAYGTETIAPVAKITGPGNAYVAAAKRHVFGTVGIDMIAGPSEVLVIADKDNNPDWIAADLLAQAEHDVSAQAILITDNAEFGKAVEQAVERQLKTLNRAETAAISWRDFGAVILVSDLQQAISLANRIAAEHLELAVADPDRLLDGIRNAGAIFIGAHTPEVIGDYVGGSNHVLPTARSARFSSGLSVLDFVKRTSILRLGPGELRTLGPAAIALAVSEGLDAHARSVAIRLNLER; encoded by the coding sequence TTGGCAATCTGGCTGGATCAGGCATCGGAAGGTTTCGAGCAGCGTTTCGCCGCCTTTCTGACGACGAAGCGTGAAGTCTCCGAGGATGTGAACACCGTCGTTCGCGCCATCATCGATGATGTCAGGGCCCGCGGCGATGTGGCGCTTGCCGAATATTCGCGCAAGTTCGACGGTATCGATTTCGCCACCGTGCCGATGCGCGTCACGCCTGAGGAGTTCGACGCGGCCGTCGAGGCGGTGCCTGCGGAAGTGCTGGGGGCGCTGAAGCTCGCGGCGCTGCGCATCGAATCTCATCATCGCCGGCAGCTGCCGAAGGACGATATCTACGAGGACGATCTCGGCGTCGGCCTCGGTTCGCGCTGGACGGCGATCGAAGCGGTCGGTCTCTACGTTCCGGGAGGCACCGCGAGCTATCCGAGCTCGGTGCTGATGAATGCCGTGCCGGCCAAGGTTGCCGGCGTCGATCGCATCGTCATCGCCGTTCCCGCCACCGGCGGGGCGGTCAATCCGGCGGTGCTTGCCGCCGCCAAGCTTGTCGGTGTGACCGAAGTCTATCGTGTCGGCGGCGCCCAGGCGATCGCCGCTCTTGCCTATGGCACCGAGACCATCGCCCCGGTCGCCAAGATCACCGGCCCCGGCAATGCCTATGTCGCTGCCGCCAAGCGCCATGTCTTCGGCACCGTCGGCATCGATATGATCGCCGGCCCCTCCGAAGTGCTTGTCATTGCCGATAAGGACAACAATCCGGATTGGATCGCCGCCGATCTCCTGGCGCAGGCCGAGCACGATGTCAGCGCCCAGGCGATCCTGATCACCGACAATGCCGAATTCGGCAAGGCGGTGGAGCAGGCGGTCGAACGCCAGTTGAAGACGCTGAACCGCGCCGAGACGGCGGCGATAAGCTGGCGCGATTTCGGCGCGGTCATCCTCGTTTCCGATCTGCAGCAGGCCATCTCGCTGGCGAACCGCATCGCCGCCGAGCATCTGGAGCTTGCCGTCGCCGATCCCGACCGGCTGCTTGACGGCATCCGCAATGCCGGCGCGATCTTCATCGGCGCCCATACGCCCGAAGTGATCGGCGATTATGTCGGCGGGTCGAACCATGTGCTGCCGACGGCGCGTTCGGCGCGCTTCTCCTCCGGCCTTTCGGTGCTCGATTTCGTCAAGCGCACCTCGATCCTGCGGCTCGGGCCGGGCGAGCTGCGCACCCTCGGCCCCGCGGCGATCGCGCTGGCCGTCTCCGAAGGCCTCGATGCCCATGCGCGATCGGTCGCGATCCGCCTCAACCTCGAAAGGTGA
- a CDS encoding low molecular weight phosphatase family protein: MTAMDRAADIEEGKRPGAILFMCGMNAIRSPMAEAIARSILPSNTYIRSAGVRAGERDPFVDVVLDEIGLSLGRRLPQTLEELEDDYFDLIITLSPQAHHAALELTRSNAIDVVYWPTMDPTVVSGTREQILESYREVRDHLAGLIESRLLKRNGIAAQSA, encoded by the coding sequence ATGACGGCCATGGATCGCGCCGCCGACATCGAGGAGGGAAAGAGGCCGGGCGCCATCCTCTTCATGTGCGGGATGAACGCCATCCGCTCGCCGATGGCCGAAGCCATCGCCCGCAGCATTCTGCCGAGTAATACCTATATAAGGTCCGCCGGCGTTCGCGCCGGCGAGCGCGATCCCTTCGTCGATGTCGTGCTCGATGAGATCGGGCTTTCCCTCGGGCGCCGCCTGCCGCAGACGCTTGAGGAACTCGAGGACGATTATTTCGATCTGATCATCACGCTGTCGCCGCAGGCTCATCATGCCGCCCTCGAGCTGACCCGCTCGAATGCGATCGATGTCGTCTACTGGCCGACCATGGATCCGACCGTCGTCAGCGGCACGCGCGAGCAGATTCTGGAGAGCTACCGCGAGGTCCGCGATCACCTGGCCGGCCTCATCGAAAGCCGGCTGCTCAAACGAAATGGCATTGCCGCGCAATCGGCATGA
- a CDS encoding Maf-like protein has translation MALKYKLILASGSPRRVDLLNQAGIEPSRLMPMDIDETPKKSEHPRSLARRLSAEKAEAALAAIKGDITWKGSYILSADTVVAVGRRILGKAEFADEALNSLHLLSGRNHLVYTGVCLVTPDRKIRQKIVETKVRFKRLSGFEIENYLASGQWRGKAGAYGIQGLAGTFVQKMVGSYTNVVGLPLYETIVLLTGEGFDVHSRWPEG, from the coding sequence ATGGCGCTGAAATACAAGCTCATTCTGGCCTCGGGCTCGCCCCGCCGTGTCGACCTGCTCAACCAGGCCGGCATCGAGCCTTCGCGCCTGATGCCGATGGATATCGACGAGACGCCGAAGAAGTCGGAGCATCCGCGTTCGCTGGCGCGCCGGCTTTCGGCCGAGAAGGCGGAAGCGGCCCTTGCCGCCATCAAGGGCGATATCACCTGGAAGGGCAGCTATATCCTGTCTGCCGATACGGTGGTCGCCGTCGGCCGGCGCATTCTCGGCAAGGCCGAGTTCGCCGACGAGGCGTTGAACTCGCTGCATCTTTTGTCGGGACGCAACCATCTCGTCTATACCGGCGTTTGCCTGGTGACGCCGGATCGCAAGATCCGCCAGAAGATCGTCGAGACCAAGGTGCGCTTCAAGCGGCTCTCCGGTTTCGAGATCGAAAACTACCTGGCCTCCGGCCAGTGGCGCGGCAAGGCGGGCGCCTATGGCATCCAGGGCCTCGCCGGCACTTTCGTGCAGAAGATGGTCGGCTCCTACACCAACGTCGTCGGCCTGCCGCTTTATGAAACCATTGTGCTTCTGACCGGCGAAGGCTTCGACGTGCATAGCCGGTGGCCGGAGGGCTGA
- a CDS encoding class I SAM-dependent methyltransferase, with protein sequence MAQPLFSLDGQSLITPQSVSNRFASPSKDNETDRLRIVEAEFVIVINIAMQRFAAGKDLPEAVRWLIGQLHDIRHKCGAAVWQQLIPLIQAHPSAEILQQCPFTRWSFEKPRGYSGDASLIDFIYGHPAVAEEVARSTPLGLNIFEYTINAPGPVAVRERRDTLTRYVDETAARTGSDTEILAIAAGHLREAEASKALAEGRLKRWVALDQDPESIGSISSQFHGTSVEPIHGSVRGLLARKHQIGTFDLIYAAGLYDYLTDKVAIRLTQISMEMLKPGGVFLFANFSDEMADDGYMESYMNWELLQRSEANMWHIANSSAAANAVDNTVWFGANRNIIYSAIRKLS encoded by the coding sequence GTGGCTCAGCCCCTCTTTTCCCTTGATGGCCAAAGCTTGATTACACCGCAGTCCGTCAGCAATAGGTTCGCCTCCCCCAGCAAGGATAATGAAACAGACCGCCTGCGAATTGTGGAGGCTGAGTTTGTCATTGTCATCAACATTGCAATGCAGCGGTTCGCCGCGGGCAAGGACCTGCCTGAAGCAGTCAGGTGGCTGATCGGTCAGCTCCACGACATCCGGCATAAATGCGGCGCTGCGGTGTGGCAGCAGCTCATCCCGCTTATTCAGGCCCATCCCTCGGCAGAGATTCTGCAGCAGTGCCCGTTCACGCGTTGGTCTTTTGAAAAACCTCGCGGCTATTCCGGTGATGCCAGTCTTATAGACTTTATCTATGGGCACCCGGCAGTGGCCGAAGAAGTGGCCAGATCCACCCCTCTCGGTCTGAATATCTTCGAATACACGATCAACGCTCCCGGCCCGGTCGCCGTGAGGGAACGCCGCGACACCCTGACCCGCTACGTCGATGAGACCGCTGCGCGGACGGGTTCGGATACCGAGATTCTGGCCATCGCCGCCGGTCACCTTCGCGAAGCGGAGGCATCGAAAGCACTTGCAGAAGGCCGCCTCAAACGCTGGGTTGCTCTTGATCAGGACCCCGAAAGTATCGGCTCGATCTCCAGCCAATTCCACGGAACGTCTGTCGAGCCTATCCATGGATCTGTGCGCGGCCTACTGGCGCGAAAGCATCAGATCGGCACCTTCGATCTGATCTACGCAGCAGGGCTGTACGATTACCTCACGGATAAAGTGGCAATCCGACTCACGCAGATTTCCATGGAAATGCTGAAACCGGGTGGCGTCTTTCTATTTGCCAACTTCTCCGACGAGATGGCCGATGACGGATACATGGAATCCTACATGAACTGGGAGCTCCTCCAGCGCTCCGAGGCCAACATGTGGCATATTGCCAACAGTAGTGCGGCGGCAAACGCGGTCGATAACACGGTCTGGTTCGGTGCCAACCGCAACATCATCTACAGCGCCATCAGGAAACTGTCGTAA
- the yacG gene encoding DNA gyrase inhibitor YacG, whose protein sequence is MPEDKKAAAKVEPLRKARPCPECGKPSHREHYPFCSNRCREVDLSRWLAGAYAIPVADDETKAEYPDEEN, encoded by the coding sequence ATGCCCGAAGACAAGAAAGCCGCCGCCAAGGTCGAACCGCTGCGCAAGGCGCGCCCTTGCCCCGAATGCGGCAAACCCTCACACCGCGAACATTACCCTTTCTGCTCCAACCGCTGCCGCGAGGTCGATCTCTCCCGCTGGCTGGCCGGCGCCTACGCGATTCCCGTTGCCGACGACGAAACGAAGGCCGAATATCCCGATGAGGAAAACTAG
- the infA gene encoding translation initiation factor IF-1 — MPKEEVLEFPGIVTELLPNATFRVKLENEHEIIAHTAGRMRKNRIRVLAGDKVLVEMTPYDLTKGRITYRFK; from the coding sequence ATGCCGAAAGAAGAAGTCCTCGAATTCCCTGGAATCGTCACCGAACTTCTGCCGAATGCGACGTTCCGCGTGAAGCTCGAAAACGAACATGAGATCATCGCCCACACCGCCGGCCGCATGCGCAAGAACCGTATCCGTGTTCTTGCCGGCGACAAGGTGCTCGTGGAAATGACGCCCTACGATCTGACCAAGGGCCGCATCACCTACCGTTTCAAGTAA
- a CDS encoding transposase — protein MGKRKFDDDQITGILKEHQAGVTVADVCHRYGISEPTFYRWQSLQHGNVGLHARRLRALEEENQKLKKLLAESMLSAATLSEMLAKTSKGRN, from the coding sequence ATGGGCAAGAGAAAATTCGACGACGATCAGATTACGGGCATTCTGAAGGAGCACCAGGCCGGGGTGACGGTGGCAGATGTCTGCCACAGATATGGCATCAGCGAGCCGACTTTCTATCGGTGGCAATCCCTGCAGCACGGAAATGTCGGCCTTCATGCCAGAAGGCTGAGAGCCCTGGAGGAGGAGAACCAGAAGCTCAAGAAGCTTCTGGCCGAATCCATGCTCTCGGCGGCAACGCTGAGCGAGATGCTGGCGAAGACATCGAAGGGGCGAAACTAG
- a CDS encoding UPF0262 family protein, with protein sequence MAVGDFRLCDVVLDDTIGRSTPDVEHERAVAIFDLIEENSFAPIGHAGGPYRLNISLVDSKLVFAITTEEGGNVATHILSLTPFRRIVKDYFMICESYYEAIRSATPSRIEAIDMGRRGIHNEGSQTLKDRLAGKIEVDFDTARRLFTLVCVLYWRG encoded by the coding sequence ATGGCGGTGGGCGATTTCCGGCTTTGCGACGTCGTCCTCGACGATACCATCGGCCGTTCGACGCCCGATGTCGAGCATGAGCGCGCCGTCGCCATCTTCGATCTGATCGAGGAAAACAGCTTTGCGCCGATCGGCCATGCCGGCGGGCCTTACCGGCTGAACATCTCGCTGGTCGATTCCAAGCTGGTCTTTGCCATCACCACCGAGGAAGGCGGCAATGTCGCCACCCATATCCTGTCGCTCACCCCCTTCCGGCGGATCGTCAAGGATTACTTCATGATCTGCGAGAGCTATTACGAAGCGATCCGTTCGGCGACGCCAAGCCGCATCGAGGCGATCGACATGGGCCGGCGCGGTATCCACAACGAGGGTTCGCAGACGCTGAAGGACAGGCTGGCCGGCAAGATAGAGGTCGATTTCGACACCGCCCGGCGCCTGTTCACCCTGGTCTGCGTGCTCTACTGGCGCGGATGA
- a CDS encoding HlyD family type I secretion periplasmic adaptor subunit: MTLVPLDATPARSSNSSRMGELFPRRSTARQQAAYAPVIEQKRRGPAAPSPMPGLRGVVWTGNLLILVFIVGLGIWSVLAPLKSAAIASGVIEPEFSRKTIQHLEGGIVRRILVRNGDAVMAGQIVIELDDTKFRSERDSIQGQLWDAEGSRARLSAEQTGGDHVAYPQDLRAAIDKYPSVSAILIGQQKIFEARRRVVQAEIQIADEKIAQVRQEIVGLGAQKAALADRAAISSQELEQVTALNAKGLETRSRLLNLQREKADIDGQQGQIEAQISRAYQVISETQADLAKLESDRLSEVAQGMRAAESQIMQLRERLRAIDDQLSRTDIRAPEDGTIMNLRIHTSGGVIGAGEPLVDLLPRADRLIVSAHVRPEDINLVHAGLEAQVHLLPYNQRRVPLLKGRVEYVSADRLTDTQSGQPYFAATIRVTDERLAKMRDVELVAGMPVQTLIETGKSSVALYAVRPLLDSFNRAFRED, encoded by the coding sequence ATGACCCTTGTTCCACTGGACGCCACACCGGCGAGATCTTCGAATTCGTCAAGGATGGGCGAGTTGTTCCCTCGACGCTCGACAGCCAGGCAGCAGGCCGCCTATGCGCCGGTGATCGAACAGAAACGGCGCGGACCCGCCGCCCCTTCGCCCATGCCGGGGCTCAGAGGCGTTGTCTGGACGGGCAACCTGCTGATCCTGGTTTTCATTGTCGGATTGGGAATCTGGTCGGTTCTGGCGCCGCTGAAAAGTGCCGCGATCGCATCGGGCGTTATCGAACCGGAGTTCAGCCGCAAGACCATTCAGCATTTGGAAGGCGGAATTGTGCGGCGGATTCTCGTCAGAAACGGCGATGCGGTGATGGCCGGGCAAATCGTGATAGAACTCGACGACACGAAGTTCCGCTCGGAGCGCGACAGCATTCAAGGGCAGCTTTGGGACGCCGAAGGAAGCCGCGCCCGCCTGTCCGCGGAGCAGACGGGCGGCGATCATGTCGCCTATCCCCAAGATCTCAGGGCAGCAATCGACAAATATCCTTCGGTCAGCGCTATCCTGATCGGGCAACAGAAAATCTTCGAAGCCCGTCGCCGGGTCGTGCAGGCGGAAATTCAGATCGCCGATGAAAAAATCGCGCAGGTGCGGCAGGAAATCGTCGGACTTGGCGCGCAGAAAGCGGCTCTGGCCGACAGAGCCGCAATCTCGAGCCAGGAACTGGAGCAGGTGACCGCCCTCAACGCCAAAGGGCTGGAAACAAGGAGCAGGCTTCTCAACCTCCAGCGGGAAAAAGCAGACATCGATGGCCAGCAAGGTCAAATCGAGGCACAGATCTCTCGCGCCTACCAGGTGATCAGCGAGACGCAGGCCGATCTCGCAAAGCTCGAAAGCGACCGGCTGAGCGAAGTCGCCCAGGGTATGCGCGCTGCGGAAAGCCAGATCATGCAATTGCGCGAGCGCTTGCGGGCGATCGACGATCAGCTATCGAGGACCGATATCCGGGCTCCCGAAGACGGAACGATCATGAACCTGCGCATCCACACATCAGGCGGAGTGATCGGCGCGGGCGAACCGCTCGTCGATCTTCTGCCACGCGCCGATCGCCTGATCGTGTCCGCCCATGTCAGACCCGAGGACATCAATCTCGTCCATGCGGGGCTGGAGGCACAGGTTCACCTCCTTCCATACAATCAGCGGCGCGTTCCACTGCTGAAAGGGCGGGTCGAGTATGTGTCAGCCGACCGCCTCACCGACACGCAGAGCGGCCAGCCCTATTTTGCCGCGACGATCCGCGTGACGGACGAGCGGCTGGCGAAAATGCGTGATGTCGAACTGGTGGCCGGCATGCCCGTACAGACATTGATCGAAACCGGCAAAAGCAGCGTCGCGCTCTATGCTGTCAGGCCACTGCTCGACAGTTTCAACAGAGCATTTCGTGAGGACTGA
- a CDS encoding bifunctional diguanylate cyclase/phosphodiesterase, which yields MHVLAETAVAAARPALSPEQLRLLYKQESESGRTSATRKGLWIAVATYLAYSFTDYLFIGDVVRYTIAGRLAVGVTALCMLELLLYCKAKADTIDMAAAVSVLAAYLVWLLTGQMTTIRDAFSYYMVFGAIFMMSVNLFFSFRFPVALAASATNVLIFIGALYLFVPMLLLHKLILGAFCISCFIFTSYVNLQLNRERYKVFLNALEASLQQAAADERGKALLHLSNTDSLTGLENRRAIDQRLRDHWQRWQDHRARFAVLLIDVDYFKRYNDCYGHQEGDRCLVAVSELLQSVASSWGAVIGRYGGEEFLVVTPMPSLERATELAEAMCAAVRALAWPHEHRRDGTTVITVSVGLSYTRDQTKQVDKVIHEADRALYAAKATGRNSLVVFDPDDPHCSDDSEDIATTLKIALEHGLVSLVYQPIRNVQTGKTDAVEALMRLRMLDGTPVAPAIFIPVAERTGSIIELGRWAIRTVCRDLLATDLVQVASVNVSPIELKMPGFASYVAATLAEFGVTGARLAFEITEGMELEIDQDVVRCISDLRKLGAQVWLDDFGTGFAGLSWLRLIEFDTIKIDRSFLHDCSTERGKRMLLDIISLLRNRGVRILIEGVETIEHQRLMQQYGINQLQGYYIGRPAPAAQFENDNVLPFGMVRGADSKRLFGNGP from the coding sequence ATGCACGTGTTAGCCGAGACCGCAGTCGCCGCCGCGCGGCCGGCACTGTCGCCAGAACAGTTGCGTCTCCTTTATAAGCAGGAGAGCGAGAGCGGCCGAACGAGCGCGACGCGCAAGGGCCTCTGGATCGCGGTAGCAACTTACCTTGCCTACTCTTTCACGGACTATCTTTTTATCGGCGATGTCGTCCGGTACACGATCGCTGGCCGGTTGGCGGTTGGCGTCACTGCGCTCTGCATGCTGGAACTCTTGCTCTACTGCAAAGCAAAGGCCGATACGATCGACATGGCCGCGGCGGTGTCCGTGCTGGCAGCCTATCTTGTCTGGCTTCTGACCGGCCAGATGACCACGATCAGGGACGCGTTCTCCTACTATATGGTTTTTGGCGCGATCTTTATGATGAGCGTCAACTTGTTCTTCAGTTTCCGTTTTCCGGTTGCGCTTGCCGCCTCCGCAACGAACGTGCTCATCTTCATCGGCGCCCTCTATTTGTTCGTGCCGATGTTGCTTCTCCACAAGCTGATCCTCGGCGCGTTCTGTATTTCCTGCTTTATTTTTACCTCGTACGTGAACCTTCAGCTCAATAGGGAGCGCTACAAAGTCTTCCTGAATGCGCTTGAAGCCAGTTTGCAGCAAGCCGCTGCCGACGAGAGGGGCAAGGCACTTTTGCACCTCTCAAACACGGACTCGTTGACGGGCCTCGAAAATCGCCGGGCAATCGATCAACGTCTGCGTGATCATTGGCAGCGCTGGCAGGATCATAGGGCGCGCTTTGCCGTTCTGCTTATCGATGTCGATTATTTCAAACGCTATAACGATTGTTACGGCCATCAGGAAGGCGACCGGTGCCTTGTGGCTGTCTCCGAGCTTCTCCAGAGCGTGGCCTCGTCCTGGGGCGCGGTCATCGGGCGATACGGTGGTGAGGAATTCCTGGTCGTCACACCAATGCCAAGTTTGGAAAGAGCGACCGAACTCGCAGAAGCAATGTGTGCTGCCGTCCGAGCATTGGCCTGGCCCCACGAGCACAGGCGAGACGGGACGACTGTCATCACCGTGAGTGTCGGCCTATCCTATACGCGGGACCAGACCAAGCAGGTCGACAAGGTCATTCATGAAGCGGATCGGGCGCTTTATGCCGCCAAGGCGACGGGTCGCAACAGCCTCGTGGTCTTCGATCCTGATGATCCGCATTGCAGCGACGACAGCGAGGACATCGCCACGACCCTGAAGATCGCGCTTGAACACGGTCTTGTCTCCCTCGTCTATCAGCCGATCCGCAACGTCCAGACAGGCAAGACCGACGCTGTTGAAGCTTTGATGCGTTTGAGGATGCTGGATGGAACGCCCGTGGCGCCTGCCATCTTCATACCGGTTGCGGAAAGGACAGGGTCGATCATCGAACTCGGCCGATGGGCAATTCGCACTGTTTGCCGGGACCTGTTGGCAACCGACCTGGTGCAAGTCGCCAGCGTCAACGTTTCGCCGATTGAACTCAAGATGCCGGGTTTCGCCAGCTATGTCGCAGCCACACTCGCAGAATTCGGCGTGACGGGCGCTCGGCTTGCTTTCGAAATTACCGAAGGAATGGAGCTGGAAATCGACCAGGATGTGGTTCGCTGCATCAGCGACCTGAGAAAGCTGGGCGCTCAGGTCTGGCTCGACGACTTCGGCACGGGGTTCGCCGGTCTCTCCTGGCTTCGCCTCATAGAATTCGACACCATCAAGATCGATCGCTCCTTCCTCCATGACTGCAGCACCGAAAGAGGCAAGAGGATGCTGCTCGACATCATCAGCCTGCTGCGCAATCGCGGCGTGCGAATCCTCATCGAAGGCGTCGAGACCATTGAGCATCAGAGACTGATGCAGCAGTACGGAATCAACCAGCTGCAGGGATATTACATCGGACGCCCCGCGCCGGCAGCTCAGTTTGAAAATGATAACGTGCTGCCGTTCGGGATGGTCAGGGGCGCTGATTCCAAACGCCTGTTCGGGAACGGCCCATAG